Proteins from a genomic interval of Ptychodera flava strain L36383 chromosome 7, AS_Pfla_20210202, whole genome shotgun sequence:
- the LOC139136185 gene encoding organic cation transporter-like protein: MRKMGYDRSQHQSTTVTEWNLVCDRKWLRELALSAVYAGMTVGSGICGTISDRYGRLRAISSALLIQSIFCFLSAASPHLSMFIFCQFIVGCSYPGILVASFTYVIEWTGPSKRAIMGNMLALMFPVGHMIFALVAYLLRHWRLLQIVVGIPQLALLFVFVFRLIPESPRCAAFTRARERG; the protein is encoded by the exons ATGCGCAAAATGGGTTACGACCGGTCACAACACCAATCCACCACAGTCACTGAG TGGAACCTGGTATGTGACAGAAAATGGCTGAGGGAACTAGCACTGTCTGCAGTCTACGCTGGAATGACTGTCGGGTCCGGCATCTGCGGAACAATTTCGGACAG GTATGGAAGACTGCGGGCGATATCCTCGGCTTTGCTTATCCAAAGCATCTTTTGCTTCCTGTCTGCGGCATCGCCACATCtctccatgttcattttctgTCAGTTCATCGTTGGCTGCTCATACCCAGGTATACTGGTGGCATCGTTTACATACG TTATCGAATGGACCGGACCTTCGAAGCGAGCAATCATGGGAAATATGCTGGCGTTGATGTTTCCTGTGGGTCACATGATCTTTGCTCTCGTTGCCTATTTGCTGAGGCACTGGAGGCTGCTACAAATTGTTGTGGGAATACCTCAGTTGGCGCTGCTATTCGTCTTTGTATTCAG ACTCATTCCAGAATCACCAAGATGTGCTGCTTTCACTCGGGCACGTGAACGAGGCTGA